A single genomic interval of Pseudomonadota bacterium harbors:
- a CDS encoding co-chaperone GroES, which translates to MSSKKSKIRPLQDRIIVERLAPEEKSSGGIILPDNAQERPQRGRVLAIGKGKVRDDGSVTPVDVKEGDEILFGKYSGVEIKVDGSEILIMREDDVLGVVL; encoded by the coding sequence ATGAGCAGCAAAAAGAGTAAGATTCGACCACTACAAGACCGTATTATTGTAGAGCGTCTAGCTCCTGAAGAGAAATCCAGTGGTGGAATTATCCTTCCTGATAACGCTCAAGAGCGTCCTCAGAGGGGTCGTGTCCTCGCTATCGGTAAGGGCAAGGTCCGTGATGACGGTTCCGTTACCCCAGTTGATGTCAAAGAGGGCGACGAAATCCTGTTTGGTAAGTACAGTGGCGTAGAGATCAAGGTTGATGGTTCTGAGATCCTGATCATGCGCGAAGATGACGTACTAGGTGTTGTTCTCTAA
- the groL gene encoding chaperonin GroEL (60 kDa chaperone family; promotes refolding of misfolded polypeptides especially under stressful conditions; forms two stacked rings of heptamers to form a barrel-shaped 14mer; ends can be capped by GroES; misfolded proteins enter the barrel where they are refolded when GroES binds) gives MAKIIQFGAEAREEILKGVKKLADAVRVTMGPKGRVVVIKKSFGAPTVTKDGVTVAKEIELEGFEDMGAQMVKEVASKTSDIAGDGTTTATVLADAIYREGLKLVAAGHDPMSLKRGIDAAVKVAVEALKAMSRSTKGKEEIAQVGTISANSDSEIGGIIAEAMEKVGKEGVITVEEAKGLETTLEVVEGMQFDRGYLSPYFVTSPERMEVELENVLVLINEKKISSMKDLLPVLEQVAKAGKPLLIIAEEVEGEALATLVVNKIRGTLNVCAVKAPGFGDRRKAMLEDIATLTGGKCITEDLGLKLENITLQDLGKAKRIVISKDNTIIIDGKGADTDIKARVTQIRQQIDLSTSDYDREKLQERLAKLVGGVAVIHVGAATEVEMKEKKARVEDALHATRAAVEEGIVPGGGVALIRVIEKLENLKLADEAQSFGVKIVRQALEAPMRTIATNAGAEPAVVIEKVRSNKGNFGYNAATDVYEDMVKAGIIDPTKVVRTALQNAASVAGLMLTTEAIIADKPKDESSHSAGGMGGGMGGMGGMGGMM, from the coding sequence ATGGCTAAAATTATACAGTTCGGCGCTGAGGCTCGTGAAGAGATCCTCAAGGGCGTAAAAAAGCTAGCTGATGCAGTTCGTGTAACGATGGGACCAAAGGGTCGCGTTGTTGTTATCAAGAAGAGCTTCGGTGCTCCAACCGTTACCAAGGACGGCGTTACCGTAGCTAAAGAGATCGAGCTTGAAGGCTTCGAGGATATGGGCGCTCAGATGGTTAAGGAAGTTGCTTCCAAGACCTCGGATATCGCCGGAGACGGAACCACAACAGCTACAGTTCTTGCAGACGCTATTTACCGTGAGGGCTTGAAGCTCGTTGCCGCTGGCCACGATCCTATGTCGCTTAAGCGCGGTATCGATGCTGCCGTTAAGGTTGCTGTAGAAGCACTTAAGGCTATGAGCCGTTCAACCAAGGGTAAAGAGGAGATCGCTCAAGTTGGAACTATCTCTGCTAACTCTGATAGTGAGATCGGTGGCATCATCGCTGAAGCCATGGAGAAGGTTGGCAAAGAGGGTGTTATCACCGTTGAGGAAGCTAAGGGTCTAGAGACTACCCTCGAGGTTGTTGAGGGTATGCAGTTTGACCGTGGTTACCTCTCTCCATACTTCGTAACAAGCCCAGAGCGCATGGAAGTAGAGCTAGAGAACGTTCTCGTGCTGATCAACGAGAAGAAGATCTCGAGCATGAAGGATCTTCTCCCAGTGCTTGAGCAGGTTGCTAAGGCTGGCAAGCCCCTACTCATCATCGCTGAAGAGGTTGAGGGCGAGGCTCTTGCAACGCTAGTTGTAAACAAGATCCGTGGAACCTTGAACGTATGTGCTGTTAAGGCTCCTGGCTTTGGCGATCGTCGCAAGGCGATGCTAGAGGATATCGCAACCCTAACCGGTGGTAAGTGCATCACTGAGGATCTCGGACTAAAGCTTGAGAACATCACGCTCCAGGATCTCGGTAAGGCAAAGAGGATCGTTATCAGCAAGGACAACACCATCATAATCGATGGCAAGGGTGCTGATACTGACATCAAGGCGCGTGTTACGCAGATTCGTCAGCAGATCGATCTTTCAACCTCTGACTACGATCGTGAGAAGCTCCAAGAGCGTCTCGCTAAGCTCGTAGGCGGTGTGGCAGTTATCCATGTTGGAGCTGCAACCGAGGTTGAGATGAAAGAGAAGAAGGCGCGCGTAGAGGATGCACTACATGCAACTCGTGCTGCTGTTGAGGAAGGTATCGTTCCAGGCGGCGGAGTAGCTCTGATCCGTGTCATCGAGAAGCTTGAGAACCTCAAGCTTGCTGATGAGGCGCAGTCCTTCGGTGTGAAGATCGTTCGTCAGGCGCTTGAGGCTCCTATGAGGACGATCGCTACCAACGCCGGCGCAGAGCCAGCGGTTGTAATCGAGAAGGTTCGCAGCAATAAAGGTAACTTCGGTTACAACGCTGCAACCGACGTTTACGAGGATATGGTTAAGGCTGGAATCATCGACCCAACTAAGGTAGTTCGTACTGCTCTGCAGAACGCAGCCTCTGTTGCTGGTCTGATGCTTACCACCGAGGCT